One Methanobacteriales archaeon HGW-Methanobacteriales-1 DNA window includes the following coding sequences:
- the aroA gene encoding 3-phosphoshikimate 1-carboxyvinyltransferase codes for MELEIQKTESIEGILKAPPSKSYTHRAIIISSLADGKSLLKYPLLSEDTLASIKACNSFGCDIKEKENDCIVRGTGGILETPEDVLDLKNSGTTLRIMTTVSSLAPNYAVLTGDSSLRTRPMQDLLDALKNLGIRAFSIRGNGKPPICIKGGFKGGTTNIKGNVSSQFISSLLIAAPYAENPVDINVKGDFISKPYVDMTTDVMKKFGVNLDYDRKNNSFHVEPQTYKSRDYTIEGDYSSASYIIGAAAALKSNVKIKNLFKDSKQGDKQILDIVKEMGAEVNFKKDEVVIRGHGKLNGVEVNLENAPDLLPTVAALGAIAEGVTTIKNVAHARFKETDRIHTCALELSKIGVNVKEKEDGLIIKGGANGGIVKSHGDHRLVMALSLVGLKVGNLRIENASVYDVSFPKFPEGMKELGCKINQV; via the coding sequence ATGGAGCTTGAAATTCAAAAAACAGAATCAATTGAAGGAATATTAAAAGCACCTCCTTCCAAAAGTTATACTCACAGAGCAATTATAATATCCTCTCTTGCAGATGGAAAATCCCTATTAAAATATCCCCTCCTTTCAGAAGACACTCTTGCATCCATAAAAGCTTGTAACTCATTTGGATGTGATATTAAAGAAAAGGAAAATGATTGCATTGTGCGTGGAACTGGTGGAATTTTAGAAACGCCAGAAGATGTGCTTGATCTTAAAAATTCTGGTACAACACTTAGAATAATGACTACTGTGTCTTCTCTTGCTCCAAATTATGCGGTTTTAACTGGTGACAGTTCTCTTAGAACCAGACCAATGCAAGATTTGCTGGATGCTCTTAAAAATCTTGGAATTAGAGCATTTTCCATTAGAGGAAATGGAAAACCTCCAATTTGTATTAAAGGCGGATTTAAAGGCGGTACAACTAACATAAAAGGTAATGTTAGTTCTCAGTTTATTTCTTCACTACTTATAGCTGCCCCTTATGCTGAAAATCCTGTTGATATAAATGTAAAAGGAGATTTTATTTCCAAACCATATGTTGATATGACCACAGATGTTATGAAAAAGTTTGGGGTTAATCTGGATTATGATAGGAAAAATAATTCATTCCATGTGGAACCCCAAACCTACAAAAGCAGAGATTATACTATTGAAGGAGATTATTCTTCAGCATCATACATTATTGGGGCTGCAGCAGCACTCAAATCAAATGTAAAAATAAAAAATCTTTTTAAAGATTCAAAACAAGGCGATAAACAGATATTAGATATTGTTAAAGAAATGGGTGCTGAGGTTAACTTTAAAAAAGATGAAGTAGTAATACGTGGACATGGGAAACTTAATGGTGTTGAAGTGAATCTGGAAAATGCACCAGACTTACTACCAACAGTTGCAGCACTTGGAGCAATAGCTGAAGGTGTTACAACGATTAAAAACGTGGCACATGCTCGATTTAAAGAAACTGACAGGATTCACACTTGTGCTCTAGAACTTTCAAAGATTGGAGTCAACGTTAAAGAAAAAGAAGACGGCCTCATAATTAAAGGTGGAGCTAATGGCGGGATTGTTAAATCCCATGGAGATCACAGGTTAGTAATGGCTCTTTCACTTGTTGGACTTAAAGTTGGCAACTTAAGAATAGAAAATGCTTCAGTTTACGATGTATCTTTCCCAAAATTCCCAGAAGGCATGAAGGAACTTGGATGTAAAATTAATCAGGTTTAA
- a CDS encoding GTP-binding protein — translation MQKKKGTKIVILGSADSGKTTTIENLLNRKKEKITKIECKGTTVALDYGNTIINGQRFHIFATPGQERFQFMREILSNGLDGAIVVIDNSEGVTNTDIKILENLNSSNVPYVIFSNKQDISPGKIESTHINPDIPVIPTTATTGEGIQEGLNILLDLMEN, via the coding sequence GTGCAAAAGAAAAAGGGAACAAAAATTGTCATTCTTGGATCAGCAGATTCTGGAAAAACAACCACAATAGAAAATCTCTTAAACCGAAAAAAAGAAAAAATTACCAAAATTGAGTGTAAAGGAACAACAGTAGCACTTGATTATGGAAACACGATAATCAACGGCCAAAGATTCCATATATTCGCCACTCCTGGCCAAGAAAGATTCCAATTTATGCGTGAAATCCTTTCAAACGGGTTAGACGGTGCAATCGTAGTTATAGACAACTCTGAAGGTGTTACAAACACAGATATAAAAATATTAGAAAATTTAAATTCAAGCAACGTTCCTTATGTAATATTCAGCAATAAACAAGACATATCACCTGGAAAAATCGAATCAACACATATAAATCCTGATATTCCTGTAATTCCAACCACTGCAACAACTGGAGAAGGAATTCAGGAAGGTTTGAACATTCTTTTAGATTTAATGGAAAATTAA
- a CDS encoding endonuclease III, with protein sequence MGRLEKYVAEPAENPNPFRVLITTILSQRTRDENTDEAAAALFSVYKTPEEIANAPTEEIEKLIKKAGFFRVKAKRVKEVSRIIHEDYDDVVPCNINELLGLPGVGRKTANCVIVYGFRKNAIPVDVHVHRISNRLGLVDTKSPDETEFELAKIVPECYWLDLNEKFVRFGQDICRPIGPKHEECPIADLCDFYKEIQKN encoded by the coding sequence ATGGGAAGACTTGAAAAATATGTTGCTGAACCTGCAGAAAATCCAAATCCATTTAGAGTGTTGATTACAACAATTTTATCCCAGAGAACACGTGATGAAAACACTGATGAAGCTGCAGCTGCCCTTTTTTCTGTTTATAAAACACCTGAAGAAATTGCAAATGCTCCAACTGAGGAAATCGAAAAATTAATAAAAAAGGCCGGTTTTTTTAGAGTTAAAGCAAAGCGAGTTAAGGAAGTTTCAAGAATTATCCATGAAGACTATGATGATGTTGTTCCATGTAATATAAACGAATTATTAGGGCTTCCAGGGGTTGGAAGGAAAACTGCAAACTGTGTTATAGTTTATGGATTTAGAAAAAATGCCATTCCCGTGGATGTGCATGTGCACCGGATTTCAAACCGTTTAGGGCTTGTTGATACAAAAAGTCCTGATGAAACAGAGTTTGAGCTTGCAAAAATTGTTCCTGAATGTTATTGGCTTGATTTAAATGAGAAATTTGTGCGTTTTGGGCAGGATATCTGCAGGCCAATTGGGCCAAAACATGAGGAATGTCCTATAGCTGATTTATGTGACTTTTATAAGGAAATTCAAAAGAATTAA
- the tatC gene encoding twin-arginine translocase subunit TatC has translation MEEPLIAHFDELRSRLIRIAIVIIAISAVTFPFANQILIRIQNDLLPEGMRLIVIGPLEAIWAQIEVCMLVAFVIALPYIIYETMKFLKPALKGSENSFLIKTIPPALILFGIGAIFTYKIVLVVTLKFLIGYATSSGVIPLLSLGDFISFILLMILVFGLLFELPLVCCALASLDLIDSDTLTGNRKGAYVGILIIAGILTPDPTPFTQLIVTLPMIILFEISVLLIKYMHRDKKMEVTNDASVG, from the coding sequence ATGGAAGAACCACTGATTGCGCATTTCGACGAACTGAGAAGTAGATTAATAAGAATTGCTATTGTAATTATTGCAATATCTGCTGTTACGTTCCCATTTGCCAATCAAATTCTTATTAGAATTCAGAATGATTTACTACCTGAAGGAATGCGTTTAATTGTAATAGGTCCATTAGAAGCCATATGGGCACAAATAGAAGTATGTATGCTTGTTGCATTTGTAATTGCTCTCCCATATATCATCTATGAAACTATGAAATTCTTAAAACCCGCTCTTAAAGGTTCTGAGAATTCTTTTTTAATAAAAACAATACCTCCCGCATTGATACTTTTTGGAATTGGAGCTATATTTACTTACAAAATTGTGCTTGTAGTAACACTTAAATTCCTTATTGGTTATGCAACATCCTCAGGTGTTATACCTCTTTTAAGTTTAGGAGATTTCATATCATTTATACTCCTAATGATTTTGGTATTTGGGCTACTCTTTGAATTACCCCTTGTTTGTTGTGCTCTTGCATCACTTGATCTAATTGATTCTGATACTCTTACAGGTAACAGGAAAGGAGCTTACGTCGGTATTTTGATTATTGCAGGAATTTTAACACCTGACCCCACACCATTTACTCAGCTTATTGTCACATTACCAATGATCATTCTCTTTGAAATAAGTGTTCTTTTGATTAAATACATGCACAGAGATAAGAAAATGGAGGTTACAAATGATGCATCCGTTGGTTAA
- a CDS encoding twin-arginine translocase TatA/TatE family subunit → MIGGLGMPELLIILFVILLLFGSKKLPELAKGMGKALGEFKRTQRESEFKIKEEPKDAEVIEKKEEIKTESKEETVQTTETTEKSETKA, encoded by the coding sequence ATGATTGGTGGACTTGGAATGCCAGAACTTTTAATAATCCTTTTTGTGATCCTGCTCCTTTTTGGTTCAAAGAAACTTCCAGAACTTGCAAAAGGAATGGGTAAAGCATTGGGAGAGTTTAAAAGAACTCAACGTGAGTCAGAGTTTAAAATAAAAGAAGAACCAAAAGACGCAGAGGTAATAGAGAAAAAAGAGGAAATAAAAACTGAATCTAAAGAAGAAACAGTACAAACAACTGAAACAACTGAAAAATCAGAAACAAAAGCATGA
- a CDS encoding carbonate dehydratase — protein sequence MNNKYLILISVCLAIIVLATSLYGLSKTPNISTSPITSWNSQITSPQISATSFVDPSARVIGDVTIGSNVFIGPFASVRGDEGSPIYIGDSSNIQDGVIIHGLKDPRVTVGGKNYSVYVGKEVSMAHGSIIHGPVFIDDKSFIGFGAVIFKANIGKNCVILHNAVVTNNVNIADGKYVPAGAIIDDQAKADALTEVPETLKELPPDVVKVNKELTNTYKR from the coding sequence ATGAATAACAAATACCTTATCTTAATTTCAGTTTGTCTGGCCATCATTGTATTGGCCACATCTTTATATGGGCTTTCTAAAACCCCAAACATTTCTACAAGCCCAATAACATCATGGAATTCACAAATTACGTCTCCACAAATCAGTGCCACTTCATTTGTGGATCCTTCAGCCAGAGTAATCGGAGACGTGACTATTGGAAGTAATGTTTTCATTGGTCCATTTGCATCAGTGCGTGGTGATGAGGGATCACCTATTTATATTGGTGATAGTTCAAACATCCAAGATGGTGTGATTATACATGGTCTTAAAGACCCCCGAGTAACTGTTGGAGGTAAAAACTATTCTGTCTACGTTGGAAAAGAAGTTTCAATGGCACATGGCAGTATAATTCACGGTCCTGTCTTTATTGACGACAAAAGTTTTATTGGCTTTGGTGCAGTGATATTCAAAGCAAATATAGGTAAAAATTGTGTGATACTACACAATGCAGTGGTGACAAATAACGTAAATATAGCCGATGGTAAATATGTACCAGCCGGTGCAATAATCGACGACCAAGCAAAAGCAGATGCACTAACAGAAGTTCCAGAAACTCTCAAAGAACTACCTCCAGACGTAGTAAAAGTCAATAAAGAACTGACAAACACATACAAACGCTAA
- a CDS encoding desulfoferrodoxin, producing MVELNQIYRCNVCGNMVEVVKVGGGELVCCGQPMELLIERQTDVGPEKHIPIVEKTEDGVKVKVGEVPHPMEESHYIHLIEVIVDGKVYRQTLNPGDEPSAEFELEEDEIKDLKVREYCIIHGLWHG from the coding sequence ATGGTTGAACTTAATCAAATTTACCGGTGCAATGTTTGTGGAAATATGGTTGAAGTTGTTAAAGTTGGTGGCGGAGAATTAGTTTGCTGTGGTCAGCCCATGGAACTTTTAATAGAACGCCAAACTGATGTAGGCCCTGAAAAACATATTCCAATTGTTGAAAAAACAGAAGATGGGGTTAAAGTTAAAGTAGGCGAAGTTCCACACCCTATGGAGGAAAGCCACTACATTCATTTAATAGAAGTGATTGTGGATGGAAAAGTTTACAGACAAACATTAAATCCTGGAGATGAACCTTCTGCCGAATTTGAATTAGAAGAAGATGAAATTAAGGATTTAAAAGTTAGGGAATACTGTATAATCCATGGCCTATGGCATGGTTAA
- a CDS encoding rubrerythrin family protein, which yields MTKTIENLAKAFIGESQARNRYTMYAKVAKNEGFEQISEIFLATADNEREHAKWLFRLIQELREADESLEDLTVEAEAPLILGTTDENLIAAIGGEHYENTEMYPGFAATAKEEGYPEISERLLAISKAEEHHEARYMNLLKLVETGTVYQKNEEVTWFCRKCGYFQEGKKPPAKCPACDHPSKYYQILSETY from the coding sequence ATGACAAAAACCATTGAAAATTTGGCCAAAGCATTCATTGGAGAGAGTCAAGCCCGTAACAGGTATACAATGTATGCCAAAGTTGCTAAAAATGAAGGGTTCGAGCAGATTTCTGAAATTTTCCTTGCCACGGCAGATAACGAACGAGAACACGCCAAATGGCTCTTTAGACTAATTCAAGAATTAAGGGAAGCTGATGAATCATTAGAAGATTTGACCGTGGAAGCCGAAGCCCCACTTATTCTGGGAACCACTGATGAAAATCTTATTGCAGCCATAGGTGGAGAACACTACGAAAATACAGAGATGTACCCTGGATTTGCGGCCACTGCCAAAGAAGAAGGATACCCAGAAATTTCAGAGCGATTATTAGCCATTTCTAAGGCAGAAGAACATCATGAAGCTCGATACATGAATTTATTGAAATTAGTGGAAACTGGAACTGTTTACCAGAAAAACGAAGAAGTTACCTGGTTTTGCCGTAAGTGTGGATATTTCCAAGAAGGCAAAAAACCTCCTGCTAAATGTCCTGCCTGTGATCACCCTTCCAAGTACTATCAAATACTCAGTGAAACTTACTAA
- a CDS encoding heavy metal translocating P-type ATPase — MKESKDKSKNSLKKHEKHHHNEKMEKSRVNNNNLHNTQHHHPEQSPNHHHSQSQTQPQHNSNHSHTTHTSHSHGESMMADYKKRLFICLFLTIPVFILTPLVQEALQLNIFINFYGEEYILLIISSIVFFYGGYPFFKGFLDEIRNKIPGMMTLITVAISTAYIYSFAVTLGLMGMVFFLELVTLIDIMLLGHWVEMRSVMGASNALEKLVKLLPKKAHLINVHGRLQDVPISELKINDRILIKPGEKIPADGIVIKGESSVNEALLTGESTPLKKFPQESVIGGSINENGSLTIEVKKTGEESFISQVIKLVSEAQQGKSKTQDLANKAAMWLTIIALLGGTMTLVVWLGIAKMDLAFSLERTVTVMVTTCPHALGLAIPLVVAVSTAISAREGLLIRQRDAFENAREIDAVIFDKTGTLTRGELGVSDVISFDENIDEGELLKYAASIEVQSEHPLAKGIVNSVEEVLPSTDFKSITGKGVSGKVGEIKIQVISPQYLDYLKNDLKNEERENSELDFKASLESDLKSNLDSQHMNSLFSQGKTVVFVLFNDQLKGCIALGDIIREESYAAIAELKKRNIKCIMLTGDNESTAQWVTDEIGLDEHFSQLLPSDKVEKVIEIQSRGLKVAMTGDGVNDAPALAQADLGIAIGAGTDVAMDTADVVLVKSSPLDVIAILDLAQASYNKMRQNLIWATAYNAFAIPLAAGVLYSEGILLSPAMGAVLMSLSTVIVAVNARLFKFKSSTPKT, encoded by the coding sequence ATGAAAGAAAGTAAGGATAAAAGTAAAAATAGCTTAAAAAAGCATGAGAAACACCATCATAATGAGAAAATGGAAAAATCTAGGGTAAATAATAATAACTTGCACAATACACAGCACCATCATCCAGAACAGTCACCAAATCACCATCATTCGCAATCACAAACACAACCGCAGCATAACTCTAATCATAGCCACACAACCCATACCTCCCACTCTCATGGAGAGAGTATGATGGCGGATTACAAAAAAAGACTTTTTATATGTTTATTTTTAACCATACCTGTTTTTATTTTAACTCCCTTAGTCCAGGAAGCCCTACAATTAAATATTTTCATTAATTTTTATGGTGAAGAATATATTTTGCTAATTATTTCATCTATTGTTTTCTTTTATGGAGGATATCCATTTTTTAAAGGATTTTTAGATGAAATAAGAAATAAAATCCCAGGCATGATGACCTTAATCACCGTGGCCATAAGCACCGCCTATATTTACAGTTTCGCTGTCACTTTGGGATTGATGGGTATGGTTTTCTTTCTGGAGTTGGTTACTTTAATTGATATCATGCTTTTAGGGCATTGGGTGGAAATGAGGTCTGTAATGGGAGCATCAAATGCTCTAGAAAAATTGGTTAAGCTCTTACCAAAAAAAGCCCATTTAATTAATGTTCATGGAAGATTACAGGACGTTCCTATTTCTGAATTAAAAATTAATGATCGAATTCTCATTAAACCAGGTGAAAAAATACCAGCAGACGGAATAGTTATTAAGGGTGAAAGTTCAGTCAATGAAGCACTTTTAACCGGAGAATCTACTCCCCTTAAAAAATTCCCGCAGGAAAGCGTTATTGGTGGATCTATTAATGAAAATGGGTCACTGACCATTGAAGTTAAAAAAACTGGGGAAGAGTCTTTTATTTCACAAGTCATAAAACTGGTTAGCGAAGCCCAACAGGGAAAATCAAAAACTCAAGACCTGGCCAACAAAGCAGCCATGTGGTTAACCATAATAGCACTGTTAGGTGGAACCATGACCCTAGTTGTGTGGCTAGGAATTGCTAAAATGGATTTAGCTTTTTCATTGGAACGTACCGTGACCGTAATGGTAACTACCTGCCCTCATGCTTTAGGATTAGCCATACCATTAGTAGTTGCAGTTTCAACCGCGATATCTGCTCGAGAAGGACTTTTAATCCGGCAAAGAGATGCATTTGAAAACGCCCGAGAAATAGACGCAGTTATCTTCGATAAAACCGGCACTCTTACTCGGGGGGAGCTGGGAGTAAGTGATGTGATTTCCTTTGACGAAAATATTGATGAAGGAGAACTTTTAAAGTATGCTGCTTCTATTGAAGTACAATCCGAACATCCACTTGCTAAAGGAATAGTTAATTCCGTAGAAGAAGTTTTGCCCAGTACGGATTTCAAATCAATTACTGGAAAAGGCGTTTCTGGTAAAGTGGGTGAAATTAAAATTCAAGTAATCAGCCCCCAATATTTAGATTATCTAAAAAATGACTTGAAAAATGAAGAAAGAGAAAATTCAGAATTGGACTTCAAAGCGAGTTTAGAATCAGATTTAAAATCCAATTTAGATTCTCAACACATGAATTCATTATTTTCACAGGGAAAAACTGTTGTTTTTGTTCTTTTTAATGACCAATTAAAGGGATGTATAGCATTAGGGGATATTATACGAGAAGAATCATATGCTGCGATTGCTGAGCTAAAAAAAAGAAATATTAAATGTATTATGCTCACCGGAGATAATGAAAGCACCGCCCAATGGGTGACAGATGAAATAGGTCTGGATGAACACTTCTCTCAACTTTTACCAAGTGATAAAGTTGAAAAAGTCATAGAAATACAATCTAGAGGTCTGAAAGTGGCTATGACTGGGGATGGTGTGAATGATGCTCCTGCACTGGCACAAGCAGACTTGGGAATAGCTATTGGAGCAGGTACTGATGTAGCCATGGACACTGCAGACGTGGTTTTAGTAAAAAGTAGCCCTCTGGATGTTATTGCTATTCTAGATTTGGCACAGGCAAGTTATAATAAAATGAGACAAAACTTGATCTGGGCTACAGCTTATAATGCGTTTGCTATTCCTTTAGCAGCTGGTGTCCTGTATTCGGAGGGAATATTACTAAGTCCAGCTATGGGTGCTGTTTTAATGTCATTAAGTACAGTAATCGTAGCCGTGAATGCTCGATTATTTAAATTTAAATCATCCACTCCAAAAACTTAA
- a CDS encoding thioredoxin domain-containing protein, protein MSYPNRESKNKYQNRLIKEKSPYLQQHAYNPVDWHPWGEEAFNKAKTENKPVFLSIGYSTCHWCHVMAHESFEDPEIGKLINEVFIPIKVDREERPEIDNIYMNVCQMMTGSGGWPLTIILTPEKKPFFAGTYFPKESQYGRIGLKEIIEKIKVLWKKNPQEAIKSADKVVAVLKQISENIPGGLLSEEIFDETYQSLEESFDYEYGGFGMIQKFPSPNNIFFLLRHWKRTLNPNSLNMAIITLNNMYYGGIHDHIGFGFHRYTVDPHWLIPHFEKMLYDQALISMAYLDAFQATGNILYQNIAEEVFEYVIRDMQSPQGGFYSAEDADSEGVEGKFYLWTKNDIDHLLGDDAPLICELFNISPFGNFEEESTGKQNGKNIIHLKNSLNDFANAKGLEIDDLVKTVAQSREKLFNHRKNRIHPQKDDKILTDWNGLMIAALARGFKVTGNKKYLESAQKAADFILKNLYQNGKLMHRYKDGESLIDGNLDDYAFLIWGLMELYSANFEIKYLEYAFSLNETLVNHFLDEESGGFYFTSDDAEEIILRKKESYDSAIPSGNSVQMMNLLKMAHMSEDESLKEMALGIERYFTEKIKRSPLAHTNMINAIDFRLGPSYNVVAVCKEKSQSLVMHEKLRADLSIRYIPNLTLLDISTIERNEKNSDDNNNNSLELPFEVSESLKSKKSLENKCTFYACSDKDCKPPLTEINELLKVIEE, encoded by the coding sequence ATGTCTTACCCCAATCGAGAATCAAAAAATAAGTACCAAAATAGATTAATCAAAGAAAAAAGCCCGTATCTTCAACAACATGCTTACAATCCTGTGGATTGGCATCCATGGGGCGAAGAAGCATTTAACAAAGCAAAAACAGAAAACAAACCCGTTTTTTTATCCATTGGATACTCAACCTGCCACTGGTGCCATGTGATGGCCCATGAATCATTTGAAGACCCGGAAATAGGCAAATTAATTAATGAAGTTTTTATTCCCATTAAGGTCGATCGAGAGGAAAGGCCCGAGATAGATAATATCTACATGAATGTCTGTCAAATGATGACCGGAAGTGGTGGCTGGCCATTAACCATAATATTAACTCCAGAGAAAAAACCTTTTTTTGCTGGAACTTATTTTCCAAAAGAAAGTCAATATGGGCGCATAGGCCTTAAAGAAATCATAGAAAAGATAAAGGTCCTATGGAAAAAAAATCCTCAAGAAGCTATAAAATCAGCAGATAAAGTTGTTGCTGTGTTAAAGCAGATCTCTGAAAACATTCCGGGGGGACTGCTCAGTGAAGAAATTTTTGATGAAACCTATCAATCTCTAGAAGAAAGTTTTGATTATGAATATGGTGGTTTTGGAATGATACAAAAATTCCCAAGCCCTAATAATATTTTTTTCTTATTAAGGCACTGGAAACGGACTTTAAATCCTAATTCTTTAAATATGGCCATAATTACGCTGAATAACATGTATTATGGTGGAATTCACGACCATATAGGGTTTGGATTTCACCGTTACACCGTAGACCCCCATTGGTTAATTCCTCATTTTGAAAAGATGTTATATGATCAGGCCTTGATTTCTATGGCTTATTTAGATGCATTTCAAGCAACTGGAAATATTCTCTATCAAAATATTGCCGAAGAAGTTTTTGAATATGTAATTCGAGATATGCAATCACCACAAGGTGGTTTTTATTCTGCAGAGGATGCTGACAGTGAAGGTGTGGAAGGTAAATTTTATCTATGGACAAAAAACGATATAGATCACCTTTTAGGAGATGATGCTCCTTTAATCTGTGAATTATTCAATATTTCACCTTTCGGAAATTTTGAAGAAGAATCTACGGGAAAACAGAATGGGAAGAACATAATCCATTTAAAAAATTCTTTAAATGATTTTGCTAATGCAAAAGGTCTTGAAATTGATGATCTAGTGAAAACTGTGGCCCAAAGCCGAGAAAAACTTTTCAATCATAGAAAAAATCGAATACATCCTCAAAAAGACGATAAAATCCTGACTGATTGGAATGGGCTCATGATTGCAGCTTTAGCCCGTGGATTTAAAGTTACAGGAAATAAAAAGTACTTAGAATCCGCCCAAAAAGCTGCTGATTTCATTTTAAAGAATTTATATCAAAATGGAAAATTAATGCACAGATATAAAGATGGAGAATCATTAATTGATGGGAACTTAGATGATTATGCATTTCTAATTTGGGGCCTGATGGAACTATACTCTGCTAATTTTGAAATTAAATATTTAGAATATGCTTTTAGTTTAAATGAAACTCTGGTTAATCATTTTTTAGATGAAGAATCAGGAGGATTCTATTTTACTTCAGATGATGCAGAAGAAATAATTTTAAGGAAAAAAGAAAGTTATGATAGTGCCATTCCATCTGGAAATTCAGTGCAAATGATGAATTTACTAAAAATGGCCCATATGAGTGAAGATGAATCTTTAAAAGAAATGGCCTTAGGAATAGAGCGTTATTTCACCGAAAAGATAAAAAGATCCCCTTTGGCCCACACCAATATGATAAATGCTATTGATTTTAGATTGGGGCCTTCTTACAATGTTGTTGCTGTTTGTAAAGAAAAAAGCCAATCATTGGTGATGCACGAAAAACTGAGAGCTGATTTATCTATAAGATACATTCCCAATCTTACCCTGCTGGATATAAGTACAATTGAAAGAAATGAAAAGAATTCTGACGATAATAATAATAATAGTTTAGAATTACCATTTGAAGTTTCAGAATCATTGAAATCTAAAAAATCTTTGGAAAATAAATGTACATTCTATGCATGTAGTGATAAAGACTGTAAACCTCCTTTAACTGAGATTAATGAATTATTAAAAGTTATTGAAGAATAA
- a CDS encoding DUF2121 domain-containing protein codes for MSLIMSYIGSKGCVISADKRRIAYFGDKSNREQLEEELYAGAIINDKELQARALDLGITLKISDDVCKVRSVGEVVVGEVSVKSPFETKRRRIYGTTNGYQIVELSGSDIAKMEKGEISIVVFGNKKTKEVANEIIKKRWENKTSLKGIADIFKEVMVEVAKVSPSISSENDIFIKHPKLDKREAQKLLRETILRDVKLLKKWREKLQNDLLEKAESIKMAANILTEGEIGRVVSIDEDMLEIILGKNVRAFDTRWKPVAGSGEKILMYSDKPNDVLVGDVAVIENENLCLKRNNSALRCDVILCKTE; via the coding sequence ATGAGTCTTATAATGTCGTATATTGGCAGTAAAGGTTGTGTAATCTCTGCTGATAAGAGAAGAATTGCTTACTTTGGAGATAAATCTAATAGGGAACAATTAGAAGAAGAATTGTATGCTGGGGCAATTATTAATGATAAAGAATTACAGGCCAGGGCATTAGATTTGGGAATAACCCTAAAAATTAGTGATGATGTTTGTAAGGTTCGCAGTGTGGGCGAGGTTGTAGTTGGTGAAGTAAGTGTTAAAAGCCCATTTGAAACTAAAAGAAGGCGTATTTATGGAACAACTAATGGTTATCAAATTGTTGAATTGTCTGGCTCAGACATAGCTAAAATGGAAAAAGGTGAAATTTCCATTGTTGTTTTTGGAAATAAGAAAACAAAGGAAGTGGCCAATGAAATTATTAAAAAACGCTGGGAAAATAAAACTAGCTTGAAGGGAATAGCTGATATTTTTAAAGAAGTAATGGTGGAAGTAGCTAAAGTATCTCCTTCAATTAGTTCTGAAAATGATATTTTTATTAAACATCCTAAATTAGACAAAAGGGAAGCTCAAAAATTATTAAGAGAAACTATACTGCGAGATGTTAAACTTCTCAAAAAATGGAGAGAAAAACTTCAAAATGATCTCTTGGAAAAGGCAGAATCCATTAAAATGGCAGCTAATATTCTCACTGAAGGTGAAATTGGTCGTGTTGTTTCCATTGATGAAGACATGTTAGAAATTATTTTAGGCAAAAATGTGAGGGCTTTTGACACTAGATGGAAGCCTGTGGCCGGGTCTGGTGAAAAGATTTTGATGTATTCTGATAAACCTAATGATGTTTTGGTGGGTGATGTGGCAGTTATAGAAAATGAAAACCTTTGCCTAAAACGCAATAATTCTGCACTTCGCTGTGATGTTATCCTTTGTAAAACAGAATAA